Proteins from one Drosophila gunungcola strain Sukarami chromosome 3R, Dgunungcola_SK_2, whole genome shotgun sequence genomic window:
- the LOC128251643 gene encoding fructose-bisphosphate aldolase isoform X2 yields MTTYFNYPSKELQDELRGIAQRIVAPGKGILAADESGPTMGKRLQDIGVENTEDNRRAYRQLLFSTDPKLAENISGVILFHETLYQKADDGTPFADILKKKGIILGIKVDKGVVPLFGSEDEVTTQGLDDLAARCAQYKKDGCDFAKWRCVLKIGKNTPSYQSILENANVLARYASICQSQRIVPIVEPEVLPDGDHDLDRAQKVTETVLAAVYKALSDHHVYLEGTLLKPNMVTAGQSAKKNTPEEIGLATVQALRRTVPAAVTGVTFLSGGQSEEEATVNLSAINNVPLGRPWALTFSYGRALQASVLRAWGGKKENIAAGQNELLKRAKANGDAAQGKYVAGSAGGGTGSLFVANHAY; encoded by the exons ATGACCACCTACTTCAACTACCCCAGCAAGGAGCTGCAGGATGAGCTGAGGGGCATTGCCCAGAGGATCGTGGCGCCCGGCAAGGGAATCCTCGCCGCCGACGAGTCGGGCCCAACCATGGGCAAGCGTCTGCAGGACATCGGCGTGGAGAACACCGAGGACAATCGCCGTGCGTACCGTCAGCTGTTGTTCAGCACCGACCCCAAGCTGGCCGAGAACATCTCAGGCGTGATCCTGTTCCACGAGACCCTCTACCAGAAGGCCGACGATGGCACCCCCTTCGCCGACATCCTGAAGAAGAAGGGCATCATTCTGGGCATCAAGGTCGACAAGGGTGTCGTGCCACTGTTCGGCTCCGAGGATGAGGTCACCACCCAGGGTCTGGACGATCTGGCCGCCCGTTGCGCCCAGTACAAGAAGGACGGCTGCGACTTCGCCAAGTGGCGTTGCGTCCTGAAGATCGGCAAGAACACCCCATCCTACCAGTCCATCCTGGAGAACGCCAATGTCCTGGCCCGCTACGCCTCCATCTGCCAGTCGCAGCGCATCGTCCCCATTGTGGAGCCCGAGGTGCTGCCCGATGGCGACCACGATCTGGACCGCGCCCAGAAGGTCACCGAGACCGTCCTGGCCGCCGTCTACAAGGCCCTGAGCGACCACCATGTCTACCTGGAGGGAACTCTGCTGAAGCCCAACATGGTCACCGCCGGTCAGTCGGCCAAGAAGAACACCCCCGAGGAGATCGGCCTGGCCACCGTGCAGGCTCTGCGCCGCACCGTGCCCGCCGCCGTCACCG GCGTGACCTTCCTGTCTGGAGGTCAGTCCGAGGAGGAGGCCACCGTCAACCTGAGCGCCATCAACAACGTGCCCCTGGGCCGCCCATGGGCCCTGACCTTCTCCTACGGCCGCGCCCTGCAGGCTTCCGTCCTGCGTGCCTGGGGCGGCAAGAAGGAGAACATCGCTGCCGGCCAGAACGAGCTGCTCAAGCGCGCCAAG
- the LOC128251643 gene encoding fructose-bisphosphate aldolase isoform X1 → MTTYFNYPSKELQDELRGIAQRIVAPGKGILAADESGPTMGKRLQDIGVENTEDNRRAYRQLLFSTDPKLAENISGVILFHETLYQKADDGTPFADILKKKGIILGIKVDKGVVPLFGSEDEVTTQGLDDLAARCAQYKKDGCDFAKWRCVLKIGKNTPSYQSILENANVLARYASICQSQRIVPIVEPEVLPDGDHDLDRAQKVTETVLAAVYKALSDHHVYLEGTLLKPNMVTAGQSAKKNTPEEIGLATVQALRRTVPAAVTGVTFLSGGQSEEEATVNLSAINNVPLGRPWALTFSYGRALQASVLRAWGGKKENIAAGQNELLKRAKANAQACQGKYVAGSIPSYAANASLFVAQHKY, encoded by the exons ATGACCACCTACTTCAACTACCCCAGCAAGGAGCTGCAGGATGAGCTGAGGGGCATTGCCCAGAGGATCGTGGCGCCCGGCAAGGGAATCCTCGCCGCCGACGAGTCGGGCCCAACCATGGGCAAGCGTCTGCAGGACATCGGCGTGGAGAACACCGAGGACAATCGCCGTGCGTACCGTCAGCTGTTGTTCAGCACCGACCCCAAGCTGGCCGAGAACATCTCAGGCGTGATCCTGTTCCACGAGACCCTCTACCAGAAGGCCGACGATGGCACCCCCTTCGCCGACATCCTGAAGAAGAAGGGCATCATTCTGGGCATCAAGGTCGACAAGGGTGTCGTGCCACTGTTCGGCTCCGAGGATGAGGTCACCACCCAGGGTCTGGACGATCTGGCCGCCCGTTGCGCCCAGTACAAGAAGGACGGCTGCGACTTCGCCAAGTGGCGTTGCGTCCTGAAGATCGGCAAGAACACCCCATCCTACCAGTCCATCCTGGAGAACGCCAATGTCCTGGCCCGCTACGCCTCCATCTGCCAGTCGCAGCGCATCGTCCCCATTGTGGAGCCCGAGGTGCTGCCCGATGGCGACCACGATCTGGACCGCGCCCAGAAGGTCACCGAGACCGTCCTGGCCGCCGTCTACAAGGCCCTGAGCGACCACCATGTCTACCTGGAGGGAACTCTGCTGAAGCCCAACATGGTCACCGCCGGTCAGTCGGCCAAGAAGAACACCCCCGAGGAGATCGGCCTGGCCACCGTGCAGGCTCTGCGCCGCACCGTGCCCGCCGCCGTCACCG GCGTGACCTTCCTGTCTGGAGGTCAGTCCGAGGAGGAGGCCACCGTCAACCTGAGCGCCATCAACAACGTGCCCCTGGGCCGCCCATGGGCCCTGACCTTCTCCTACGGCCGCGCCCTGCAGGCTTCCGTCCTGCGTGCCTGGGGCGGCAAGAAGGAGAACATCGCTGCCGGCCAGAACGAGCTGCTCAAGCGCGCCAAG
- the LOC128251641 gene encoding dipeptidase 1: protein MKSRKLPKGFVLCGLNCLTFVYFPLVLPILRCSAGAAGAGAGAGSATGGGGSKTADDFDYRMQRVRNVLKEVPLIDGHNDLPWNIRKFLKNQLKDFHFGGDLRELAPWSSSAWSHTDLRRLKEGMVSAQFWSAYAPCSSQHLDAVQLTLEQIDLIRRLVQLYPHHMALVTTASGIEQTHRTGKIASLIGVEGGHAIGTSLSVLRMFYQLGARYLTLTHTCNTPWADCCKVDEPGKYPHIGGLSQFGKLVVKEMNRLGMIVDLSHVSVPTMLDALAASRAPLIFSHSSAHAICNSSRNVPDHVLQRIAINGGLVMVAFYPHFVSCSGQATLHDVVAHINHIREVAGIDHVGIGAGYDGVNLVPKGLEDVSKYPHLFAALLESDKWSEEDIAKLAGRNLIRVFKEVEAVRDQMELLRVVPIDQSIPAEDIMGRSYCRYQGPRT, encoded by the exons ATGAAATCGCGCAAGCTGCCAAAGGGCTTCGTGCTTTGTGGCCTCAACTGCCTGACGTTCGTCTACTTCCCGCTCGTCCTGCCCATCCTGCGATGCTCGGCCGGAGCGGCGGGGGCGGGAGCGGGGGCGGGTTCGGCGACCGGCGGCGGTGGATCAAAGACCGCCGACGACTTCGACTACCGGATGCAGCGGGTAAGGAATGTGCTGAAGGAAGTGCCCCTAATCGACGGACACAACGATCTGCCGTGGAATATCCGCAAGTTCCTGAAGAACCAGCTGAAGGACTTTCACTTCGGCGGAGACCTGCGGGAGTTGGCTCCCTGGTCGTCGAGTGCCTGGAGTCACACGGACCTGCGCCGCCTGAAGGAGGGCATGGTCTCCGCCCAGTTCTGGTCCGCCTACGCCCCCTGCTCGTCACAGCATCTGGATGCAGTGCAGCTGACGCTGGAGCAGATCGACCTGATCCGTCGCCTAGTCCAGCTCTATCCGCACCACATGGCGCTGGTCACGACTGCGTCTGGAATCGAGCAGACGCACCGGACAGGCAAAATCGCCAGCCTTATTGGCGTGGAGGGCGGTCACGCCATCGGCACCAGTCTGAGTGTCCTGCGAATGTTCTACCAGCTGGGCGCCAGATACCTGACTCTCACACACACCTGCAATACACCTTG GGCGGACTGCTGCAAAGTTGACGAGCCTGGGAAGTACCCGCACATAGGCGGCCTCTCGCAGTTCGGCAAG CTGGTTGTCAAGGAGATGAACAGACTGGGCATGATTGTTGATCTGTCGCACGTTTCGGTGCCCACAATGCTGGATGCACTGGCCGCCTCGAGGGCTCCACTAATATTCTCGCACTCCTCGGCGCACGCCATCTGCAACAGTTCCCGCAACGTCCCCGATCATGTCCTGCAGCGCATT GCAATAAACGGCGGTCTGGTTATGGTGGCCTTTTATCCGCATTTCGTCAGCTGCTCGGGACAGGCAACATTGCACGATGTTGTGG CGCATATCAACCACATAAGGGAGGTGGCCGGCATCGATCATGTTGGCATTGGAGCTGGCTACGACGGAGTCAACTT AGTGCCCAAAGGACTGGAGGATGTGTCCAAATATCCGCATCTTTTTGCTGCCCTGCTCGAGTCTGATAAATGGTCGGAGGAGGATATTGCCAAGTTGGCTGGCAGGAATCTAATACGTGTATTCAAGGAAGTCGAAGCG GTACGCGATCAGATGGAGCTCTTGCGAGTGGTGCCCATCGATCAGTCAATTCCAGCCGAAGACATTATGGGCAGATCCTATTGTCGTTATCAAGGACCAAGAACGTGA